The stretch of DNA TTGTGCGCCACAAACCGCATCATCCATTCCGCCACGGTGACGCCGTGGTGGTCTCGTTCCAGGCTGGCCACACCGTTGGTGTAGACCTTCTCCCCCAGCGTTGTCTGAAGAATCTCCAGCAACTCGCGGGAATAGTCGTGGATAAATTCCGGGTGGCCCTGGAAGCACAGCACCTGGTCTTCAATGTGGTACGCCGCAAACGGGCAAAACTCGCTGGAGGCGATCACGGTGGCGTTTTCCGGCAAGGTGGTGACCTGGTCCTGGTGGCTGATCAACAGCGTCAGTTCTTCCACCACCGGGCTCATCCACGGTGCCTTGGCGTTCAGTTTGTAGTCATGGATGCCCATGCCCCAGCCCTTGGTCGCCCGCTCGGTCTTGCCGCCCAACAGCAGCGCCAGCAACTGGTGGCCGAAGCAGATGCCGATCAGCTTGTCGCCGCGGGCATGGCGGTCCAGCAGGTAGGTCTTGAGGGTCTGGATCCACGGATCGGTGCCAAAGGAGTCGGCCTTGCTGCCCGTCACCAGGTACGCGTCGAACACTTCTTCATCCGCCGGGTATTCACCCTGCACCACGTTATAGATGACGAACTCGGCGGCAATCGGCTGTTTGGAGAACAGGCGCTTGAACATCTGCCCGTACCCTTGGTACTGATCGATCAGCCCAGGACGCAGGATATCGGTTTCCAGGATGCACACGCGTAACGACATAAAAAATACCTGACACGGCGATGGGAATAATGAACACCCCCAGAGCCTGCCTTGAAATACCCTTTCAAGGCAAGCCCCGCACATGCCCAAAAGCGTCAGAAGGTCGCGTTCTGTGCAGCTTTCTCCAACAGCAGCGCCGGCGGCGTGAAGCGCTCACCATATTGCTCGGCCAGGTAGCGGGCGCGGGCGACGAAATCGTTCAGGCCGTACTGGTTGATGAATTGCAGCGCTCCGCCGCTCCAGGCGGCAAAACCGATACCGAAGATCGAGCCGACGTTGGCATCAGCCGTCGACATCAACACGCCCTCCTCCTCACAGCGCACGGTTTCGATGGCCTGGATGAACAGCAAACGGTCACGCACGTCTTGCGGCGAGATCTGTTGGCCAGGCTTTTCGAAGCGGTTTTTCAGCTCCGACCACAGGTGTTTCTGCCCGCCCGCCGGGTACTCGTAGAAACCGCCACCCGCCGCCTTGCCCGGGCGCTTGTATTCATTGAGCAACAGGTCGATCACGGCAAACGCCGGGTGCTGCGGTAACGGCTTGCCTTCGGCCTGTAAGTCCTTGGCCGTCTGTTGACGGATATGGCTCATCAGGCTGAGGGAAACTTCGTCAGAGACCGCCAGCGGCCCCACCGGCATGCCGGCCTTGCGTGACTCGGTCTCGATCATCGGTGCGGCCACGCCTTCGCCGAGCATGGCGATGCCTTCGTTGGTGAAGGTGCCGAACACCCGCGAGGTGAAGAAGCCGCGGCTGTCGTTGACCACGATCGGGGTTTTCTTGATTTGCAGTACGAAGTCGAATCCCCGCGCCAGGGTTTCGTCGCTGGTGCGGGCGCCCTTGATGATTTCCACCAGGGGCATTTTGTCCACCGGGCTGAAGAAATGCAGGCCGATAAACTTGCCCTGGTCTGGAACGGCGGTGGCTAACCCGCTGATGGGCAAGGTGGAGGTGTTGGAGGCGATCACCGCTTCGGCACCCACCACGCTTTGCGCGGCCGCCGAGACCTTGGCCTTGAGTTCCCGATCCTCGAAGACGGCTTCGATGATCAGGTCGCAGCCGGCAAGATCGGCGTCGGATTCGGTAGAAACAATCCGCGCGAGGATGGTTTCCCGCTGTTCGGCGGTCAATTGCCCACGCCCGACCTTCTTGTCCAGCAACGTGGCCGAGTGGGCCTTGCCCTTCTCTGCCGCCGCCTGGCTGACGTCCTTGAGCACCACCTCAATGCCCGCCGAGGCGCTGACGTAGGCAATGCCCGCGCCCATCATCCCGGCGCCGAGCACGCCGACCTTGCGTGTCACATACGGCGCAAAGCCCTTGGGCCGCGAACTGCCGGCATTGATTTCATTGAGCTGTAACCAGAAGGTGCCAATCATGTTTTTCGCC from Pseudomonas sp. NC02 encodes:
- a CDS encoding 3-hydroxyacyl-CoA dehydrogenase NAD-binding domain-containing protein, whose amino-acid sequence is MTGAIRYEKGQDQIVVLTIDMPGQSANTMNGVYREAMAATVARLDAEKDSIAGVIITSAKKTFFAGGDLNELIKVDKPHAKDFYDSVLVLKAQLRTLETLGKPVVAAVNGAALGGGWEICLACQHRVALDHKSVQIGLPEVTLGLLPGGGGVVRMVRMLGLEKALPYLLEGKKITPQQALQAGLIDELAADRDELLAKSRAWILANPEAKQRWDIKGYQIPGGTPSNPKVAQMLAIAPSILRAKTNGCFPAPEKILCAAVEGAQVDFDTAHLIETRYFTELVTGQVAKNMIGTFWLQLNEINAGSSRPKGFAPYVTRKVGVLGAGMMGAGIAYVSASAGIEVVLKDVSQAAAEKGKAHSATLLDKKVGRGQLTAEQRETILARIVSTESDADLAGCDLIIEAVFEDRELKAKVSAAAQSVVGAEAVIASNTSTLPISGLATAVPDQGKFIGLHFFSPVDKMPLVEIIKGARTSDETLARGFDFVLQIKKTPIVVNDSRGFFTSRVFGTFTNEGIAMLGEGVAAPMIETESRKAGMPVGPLAVSDEVSLSLMSHIRQQTAKDLQAEGKPLPQHPAFAVIDLLLNEYKRPGKAAGGGFYEYPAGGQKHLWSELKNRFEKPGQQISPQDVRDRLLFIQAIETVRCEEEGVLMSTADANVGSIFGIGFAAWSGGALQFINQYGLNDFVARARYLAEQYGERFTPPALLLEKAAQNATF
- a CDS encoding amidotransferase gives rise to the protein MSLRVCILETDILRPGLIDQYQGYGQMFKRLFSKQPIAAEFVIYNVVQGEYPADEEVFDAYLVTGSKADSFGTDPWIQTLKTYLLDRHARGDKLIGICFGHQLLALLLGGKTERATKGWGMGIHDYKLNAKAPWMSPVVEELTLLISHQDQVTTLPENATVIASSEFCPFAAYHIEDQVLCFQGHPEFIHDYSRELLEILQTTLGEKVYTNGVASLERDHHGVTVAEWMMRFVAHKPKAGAA